A genomic region of Ensifer adhaerens contains the following coding sequences:
- a CDS encoding DUF2585 domain-containing protein, whose amino-acid sequence MLEENDSRNRHALLWLAACFAVLIIQIVTQHLMGRLWICECGYVKLFEPVVKSGGNSQHIADWYTPSHIIHGFLFYGLGHLLLRGKPLTAKLFLATVIESAWEIAENTPMVINRYRSATISLDYFGDSILNSTMDTLAMVAGFLFAARMPIWLTVTLAIVFELFTGWLIRDNLTLNVLMLAWPLDAIKEWQAGI is encoded by the coding sequence ATGCTCGAGGAGAATGACAGCCGCAACCGGCACGCACTCCTCTGGCTCGCCGCCTGTTTTGCTGTTCTCATCATCCAGATCGTCACCCAGCATCTGATGGGTCGCCTCTGGATCTGCGAGTGCGGTTACGTCAAGCTTTTCGAGCCGGTCGTCAAATCCGGCGGCAACTCGCAGCATATCGCCGACTGGTACACACCGTCCCACATCATCCACGGCTTCCTGTTTTACGGCCTTGGCCATCTGCTCCTGCGCGGCAAGCCGCTGACGGCCAAGCTCTTCCTCGCGACTGTGATCGAATCCGCCTGGGAGATCGCCGAAAACACGCCGATGGTGATCAACCGCTACCGCTCGGCGACGATCTCGCTCGACTATTTCGGCGACAGCATCCTGAATTCGACGATGGACACGCTGGCCATGGTGGCCGGCTTCCTGTTTGCCGCCCGCATGCCCATCTGGCTGACGGTGACGCTCGCCATCGTCTTCGAGCTCTTCACCGGCTGGCTGATCCGCGACAATCTCACGCTCAACGTGCTGATGCTGGCCTGGCCGCTGGATGCCATCAAGGAATGGCAGGCGGGCATTTAA
- the mtaB gene encoding tRNA (N(6)-L-threonylcarbamoyladenosine(37)-C(2))-methylthiotransferase MtaB translates to MSGVEVITFGCRLNTYESEVMRAEAEKAGLNNAILVNTCAVTGEAVRQARQAIRRARRDNPHARIIVTGCAAQTEKETFAEMAEVDAVLGNEEKLKSASYRSLPDFGVSAEEKLRVNDIMSVRATAPQMVKHIDGHVRAFIQVQNGCDHRCTFCIIPYGRGNSRSVPMGAVVDQARKLVETGYCEIVLTGVDATSYGADLPGTPTLGLLAKTLLKQVPEIRRLRLSSIDGIEADRHLFDLIADEARFMPHLHLSLQHGDDLILKRMKRRHSSADARAFTNEVRRLRPEISLGADMIAGFPTETEEMFENAARLAEDCGIAHLHVFPYSPRPGTPAARMPQLDRYLVKDRAARLRAVGATLYTRHLDGMVGSEQTILVENNGLAHTENFTLVDAAGLKARALVPVSITGHNGKHLTMQVKQMAAA, encoded by the coding sequence TTGAGCGGCGTCGAGGTCATAACCTTCGGCTGCCGTCTCAACACCTACGAATCCGAAGTGATGCGGGCGGAAGCCGAGAAGGCGGGGCTGAACAACGCCATCCTCGTCAACACCTGCGCCGTTACAGGCGAAGCCGTGCGCCAGGCGCGCCAGGCGATCCGCCGTGCCCGTCGCGACAATCCGCATGCCCGCATCATCGTCACCGGCTGCGCCGCGCAGACCGAGAAAGAAACCTTCGCCGAAATGGCCGAGGTCGACGCCGTGCTCGGCAACGAGGAAAAGCTGAAAAGCGCTTCCTATCGTTCGTTGCCGGATTTCGGCGTCTCGGCGGAAGAGAAGCTGCGCGTCAACGACATCATGAGCGTGCGCGCCACCGCACCGCAGATGGTCAAGCACATCGATGGCCACGTGCGCGCCTTCATTCAGGTGCAGAACGGCTGTGACCATCGCTGCACCTTCTGCATCATCCCCTATGGCCGCGGCAATTCCCGTTCCGTGCCGATGGGCGCTGTCGTCGACCAGGCGCGCAAGCTGGTAGAGACAGGCTACTGCGAGATCGTCTTGACCGGCGTCGATGCCACCAGCTACGGCGCCGACCTGCCGGGCACGCCGACCCTCGGCCTGCTCGCCAAGACGCTGTTGAAGCAGGTTCCCGAGATCCGCCGCCTGCGCCTCTCCTCGATCGACGGCATCGAGGCCGACAGGCACCTCTTCGACCTGATCGCCGACGAAGCGCGCTTCATGCCGCATCTGCACCTGTCGCTGCAGCATGGCGACGACCTGATCTTGAAGCGGATGAAGCGCCGCCATTCGAGCGCCGACGCCCGCGCCTTCACCAATGAAGTCCGCCGGCTCCGGCCCGAAATCAGCCTTGGCGCCGACATGATCGCCGGCTTTCCGACCGAAACCGAAGAGATGTTCGAGAACGCTGCAAGGCTCGCCGAGGATTGCGGCATCGCGCATCTGCACGTCTTCCCCTACAGTCCGCGCCCCGGCACGCCGGCAGCGCGCATGCCGCAGCTCGACCGGTATCTCGTCAAGGACCGCGCCGCGCGTCTGCGCGCGGTCGGCGCGACGCTCTACACCCGCCACCTCGACGGAATGGTCGGCAGCGAACAGACGATCCTGGTCGAGAACAACGGGCTCGCCCACACTGAAAATTTCACGCTCGTCGATGCCGCCGGCCTGAAAGCCCGCGCGCTTGTCCCGGTCTCAATCACCGGCCACAATGGCAAGCATCTGACGATGCAGGTAAAACAGATGGCTGCGGCCTGA
- the rimM gene encoding ribosome maturation factor RimM (Essential for efficient processing of 16S rRNA): MSKLENPVLMATIGAAQGLRGEVRVKSFTDDPTALGDYGNLHSDDGRVFEVLEIREAKNVVVVRFRGVNDRNAAEALNGLELFIERDNLPDEDLDEDEFFYADLEGLEAIDGNGTSYGKVSGVFDFGAGDLLELKGPGRRPVLIPFTEWSVLEIDLEAGRLLVDPVAAGLSEDKDQDSGNPFSAKRK; this comes from the coding sequence ATGAGCAAACTCGAAAACCCGGTTCTGATGGCGACTATCGGCGCGGCGCAAGGCTTGCGCGGCGAGGTCAGGGTCAAATCCTTTACCGACGATCCGACGGCGCTCGGCGACTATGGCAATCTGCACAGCGATGACGGCCGTGTCTTCGAGGTGCTCGAAATCCGCGAGGCGAAGAATGTCGTGGTCGTGCGCTTCCGTGGTGTCAACGATCGCAATGCCGCCGAAGCGCTCAATGGTCTCGAGCTGTTCATCGAGCGGGACAACCTGCCAGACGAGGATCTCGACGAGGACGAATTCTTCTATGCCGATCTCGAGGGCCTGGAAGCGATCGACGGCAATGGCACCAGCTATGGCAAGGTCAGCGGCGTTTTCGACTTCGGTGCCGGCGATCTCCTGGAGCTGAAGGGTCCGGGCCGTCGCCCGGTGCTGATCCCCTTTACCGAATGGTCGGTGCTGGAGATCGATCTGGAGGCCGGCCGGTTGCTGGTCGATCCCGTGGCGGCAGGTCTTTCCGAGGACAAGGATCAGGATTCGGGCAATCCGTTTTCCGCAAAGCGTAAGTGA
- the dapF gene encoding diaminopimelate epimerase, which translates to MTDYVQFARMNGLGNKILVVDMRGRKDRVTPAAAIALNADPATAFDQIMAIHDPKAAGTDAWIDIVNCDGSMAQACGNGTRCVVQALAAETGKKVFTFQTIAGILNATEHEDGTISVDMGKPVFAWEKIPLAEEFADTSRIELQIGPIDNPVLHSPSAMSMGNPHAVFWVDKDPMSFDLDRFGPLLENHPMFPERANITLAQVLSPSSLRTRTWERGAGLTLACGSAACAAAVSAARTGRTGRTVTIDVASAPAPAKLTIEWRERDDHVVMTGPAEWEWSGTLNPATGTWQRDEAEASGARAL; encoded by the coding sequence ATGACCGACTACGTGCAATTTGCCAGGATGAACGGGCTTGGAAACAAGATCCTCGTCGTCGACATGCGCGGTCGGAAGGATCGGGTAACGCCGGCGGCGGCAATCGCGCTCAACGCCGATCCTGCCACCGCCTTCGACCAGATCATGGCGATCCACGACCCGAAGGCCGCCGGCACCGACGCCTGGATCGACATTGTCAATTGCGACGGCTCCATGGCCCAGGCCTGTGGCAACGGCACCCGCTGCGTCGTCCAGGCGCTTGCGGCCGAAACCGGAAAGAAGGTCTTCACCTTCCAGACCATCGCCGGAATCCTGAACGCCACAGAGCATGAAGACGGCACGATATCGGTCGATATGGGCAAGCCGGTCTTTGCCTGGGAGAAGATCCCGCTTGCAGAGGAATTTGCCGATACCAGCCGCATCGAATTGCAGATCGGGCCGATAGACAATCCCGTCCTGCATTCGCCTTCGGCCATGTCGATGGGCAATCCGCACGCGGTCTTCTGGGTGGACAAGGATCCGATGTCCTTCGATCTCGACCGCTTCGGCCCGCTGCTCGAGAACCATCCGATGTTCCCTGAGCGCGCCAATATCACGCTGGCGCAGGTGCTTTCGCCGTCATCGCTGCGCACCCGCACCTGGGAGCGCGGCGCCGGGCTGACGCTTGCCTGCGGCTCGGCCGCCTGTGCGGCTGCCGTCAGCGCCGCGCGCACCGGTCGAACCGGCCGCACGGTGACGATCGACGTCGCCTCCGCTCCAGCGCCTGCAAAGCTCACCATCGAGTGGCGCGAGCGCGACGACCACGTGGTCATGACTGGCCCCGCCGAATGGGAATGGTCCGGCACGCTCAACCCTGCGACCGGCACCTGGCAGCGCGACGAAGCCGAGGCCAGCGGGGCCCGGGCGCTTTGA
- the ftsY gene encoding signal recognition particle-docking protein FtsY, producing MAMGFIKRIFTFGKGAEETKPQDAAPEADIAGASPVEAPAVPEPVISEHIAPVEAIFDEQPAAEETSEELLQPLSDIEALPLAVEDPILPAEIETAGGPAPDETPSEETVASAAPVGEEHGLSPAAQESLEAYGELQETAPEEPPVEPEDLSEQEEVADAETKAIDEEASHVAPADAEPVEDAAAKSDTVAEAPVLEIPVSEAPTEETQVAEQPVLEAPVEPVAEAPAAPAALPKGFATADSRPKEEPVAAPKEKLTWYQRLRRGLARTSSQLTGQIASLFTKRKLDEATLQDLEDLLIQADLGVETAMRITDTLASERYGKDVSGEDVSRIMAGEITKVLSPVAKPLELDLSHKPHVILVVGVNGTGKTTTIGKLAAKLSGAGLKVMLAAGDTFRAAAIEQLKIWAERTNSDIVSSKLGADAAGLAYEAFQQAREKKSDVLIIDTAGRLQNKAELMAELEKIVRVLGKLDPDAPHTVLQTLDATTGQNALQQVEIFRNVAGVSGLIMTKLDGTARGGILVAISAKHKLPVYFIGVGEGIDDLEPFEAKDFAEAIAGVAA from the coding sequence ATGGCAATGGGTTTCATCAAGAGGATCTTCACCTTCGGCAAGGGCGCGGAGGAAACGAAGCCGCAGGATGCCGCGCCAGAGGCGGACATCGCGGGCGCGTCGCCTGTCGAAGCACCGGCTGTGCCGGAACCCGTTATCTCCGAGCACATCGCTCCGGTCGAAGCCATCTTCGACGAACAGCCGGCGGCCGAAGAAACCTCCGAAGAGCTGCTTCAGCCGCTGTCCGACATCGAGGCGCTGCCGCTTGCCGTGGAGGACCCGATCCTGCCGGCCGAGATCGAAACCGCAGGTGGACCGGCGCCGGACGAGACCCCCAGCGAAGAGACCGTTGCATCAGCAGCGCCCGTCGGTGAAGAGCATGGACTGTCGCCGGCGGCACAAGAGTCGCTCGAGGCTTACGGCGAGCTTCAGGAAACCGCGCCTGAAGAACCGCCCGTAGAGCCTGAAGACCTGTCCGAGCAGGAGGAAGTCGCCGACGCTGAAACGAAAGCGATCGACGAAGAAGCAAGCCACGTAGCACCCGCAGATGCGGAACCTGTCGAAGATGCCGCCGCCAAGAGCGACACCGTTGCTGAGGCGCCGGTCCTCGAAATACCGGTTTCTGAAGCGCCGACCGAAGAGACGCAAGTCGCCGAACAGCCAGTCCTCGAAGCACCTGTCGAGCCCGTCGCCGAAGCTCCCGCTGCACCCGCAGCCCTCCCCAAGGGCTTTGCGACCGCCGACAGCAGACCCAAGGAAGAACCCGTCGCCGCGCCGAAGGAAAAGCTCACCTGGTACCAGCGCCTGCGCCGCGGCCTTGCCCGCACCTCGTCGCAGCTGACCGGCCAGATCGCCAGCCTCTTCACTAAGCGCAAGCTCGACGAAGCGACGCTGCAGGACCTCGAAGACCTGTTGATCCAGGCAGATCTCGGCGTCGAGACGGCGATGCGCATCACCGACACGCTCGCCTCCGAGCGCTATGGCAAGGATGTCTCGGGCGAGGACGTTTCGCGTATCATGGCCGGCGAGATCACCAAGGTGCTTTCGCCCGTCGCCAAGCCGCTGGAGCTCGACCTCAGCCACAAGCCGCATGTCATCCTGGTGGTCGGCGTCAATGGCACCGGGAAGACGACGACGATCGGCAAGCTCGCAGCCAAGCTTTCGGGCGCCGGCCTCAAGGTCATGCTCGCCGCCGGCGACACCTTCCGCGCCGCGGCGATCGAGCAACTGAAGATCTGGGCGGAGCGCACCAACTCCGATATCGTCTCCTCCAAGCTCGGTGCCGATGCCGCTGGCCTTGCCTATGAAGCGTTCCAGCAGGCGCGCGAAAAAAAATCCGACGTGCTGATCATCGACACCGCCGGCCGCCTGCAGAACAAGGCGGAACTGATGGCAGAACTCGAAAAGATCGTGCGCGTGCTCGGCAAGCTCGATCCGGACGCGCCGCACACCGTGCTGCAGACACTCGACGCCACCACCGGCCAGAACGCCCTGCAGCAGGTCGAGATTTTCCGCAACGTCGCGGGCGTTAGCGGACTGATCATGACCAAGCTCGACGGCACGGCGCGTGGCGGCATCCTTGTCGCCATCTCCGCCAAGCACAAGCTGCCGGTCTATTTCATCGGTGTCGGTGAAGGCATAGACGATCTGGAGCCGTTCGAAGCCAAGGATTTTGCCGAGGCGATCGCCGGCGTCGCGGCCTGA
- a CDS encoding DsbE family thiol:disulfide interchange protein produces MTSTPAPGSEERKPGPLRFVLAALPLIIFAGLAAIFWSQLNSGKDVSEIPSALIGTKAPKLDLPALEGATRDGQPMPALTDTAIKGKLTLVNVWASWCVPCRQEHPFILELSKDPRLTVVGINYKDQNENALRFLGELGNPFSAIGTDPRGKAAIDWGVYGIPESYLVGPDGTILYKRVGPFDENSVKTGLLPAIEKATAGS; encoded by the coding sequence GTCTTGGCGGCGCTGCCGCTCATCATCTTCGCCGGACTTGCGGCGATCTTCTGGAGCCAGCTCAATTCCGGCAAGGATGTGAGCGAAATCCCGTCGGCGCTGATCGGCACCAAGGCGCCGAAACTCGACTTGCCGGCGCTCGAGGGCGCGACCCGCGACGGCCAGCCGATGCCGGCCCTCACCGACACGGCGATCAAGGGCAAGCTGACGCTCGTCAACGTCTGGGCCTCCTGGTGCGTGCCCTGCCGTCAGGAGCACCCCTTCATCCTGGAACTGTCGAAGGATCCGCGGCTCACCGTCGTCGGCATCAATTACAAGGACCAGAACGAAAACGCTCTGCGCTTCCTCGGCGAGCTCGGCAATCCGTTCTCGGCGATCGGCACGGACCCGCGCGGCAAGGCAGCGATCGACTGGGGTGTCTACGGTATCCCGGAATCCTATCTCGTCGGCCCTGACGGTACGATCCTCTACAAGCGGGTCGGACCCTTCGACGAAAACAGCGTGAAGACCGGCCTGCTACCGGCGATCGAGAAGGCGACCGCGGGCTCGTAA
- the rpsP gene encoding 30S ribosomal protein S16: MALKIRLARGGSKKRPYYQIVVADARSPRDGRFLEKIGSWNPMLGKDDEKRVELDAERVAHWIAQGAQPTDRVLRFLDQAGLAKRPARSNPTKAVPGKKAQERAAEAKQKAEEAAAAAAEAAAE; the protein is encoded by the coding sequence ATGGCACTGAAAATTCGTCTCGCCCGTGGCGGTTCCAAGAAGCGTCCGTACTACCAGATCGTCGTTGCCGACGCCCGCAGCCCGCGTGACGGCCGCTTCCTCGAGAAGATCGGCTCCTGGAACCCGATGCTCGGCAAGGACGACGAAAAGCGCGTCGAGCTCGACGCCGAGCGCGTCGCTCACTGGATCGCCCAGGGCGCACAGCCGACCGACCGCGTTCTGCGCTTCCTCGACCAGGCTGGCCTCGCAAAGCGTCCGGCTCGCAGCAACCCGACCAAGGCTGTTCCGGGCAAGAAGGCTCAGGAGCGCGCTGCTGAAGCCAAGCAGAAGGCTGAAGAAGCCGCTGCTGCCGCTGCAGAAGCTGCCGCAGAATAA
- a CDS encoding MBL fold metallo-hydrolase codes for MNKRNSYYQGPPSDHFDGTRFFNPGGKEPRGLPDLLRWQFGGGKARWPARNPSPYAQVKPEVSVEGEHLRVTMVGHATLLIQVHGVNILTDPVWAQRASPFAFAGPHRYNAPGIELDDLPPIDIVLVTHNHYDHLDTETLSALQQEHGPRIITPLGNDTIIRRAVPDAEIEAVDWGDRLDCGDDIVIHAEPCHHWSARGSRDRRMALWAAFVLETPAGKIYHVGDTGFHEGINYRAAREKHGAFRLANLPFGAYEPRWFMQDQHQNPEEAVRGMVDCAAAHVAGHHWGTFRLTDEGVDEPRQALERALDAAGVARTRFRPLHPGEVFNVPASTPAAE; via the coding sequence ATGAACAAGCGCAATTCGTATTACCAAGGGCCACCCTCCGACCATTTCGATGGAACGCGCTTCTTCAATCCCGGAGGAAAGGAACCCCGCGGGCTTCCCGACCTGCTGCGCTGGCAGTTCGGCGGCGGCAAGGCCCGATGGCCGGCGCGCAATCCGAGCCCCTACGCACAGGTGAAGCCGGAAGTCAGCGTCGAAGGTGAACATCTGCGCGTCACCATGGTGGGCCACGCGACGCTGCTGATCCAGGTGCACGGCGTCAACATCCTCACCGATCCCGTCTGGGCACAGCGCGCCAGCCCCTTCGCCTTTGCCGGTCCGCACCGCTACAACGCGCCCGGCATCGAGCTCGACGACCTGCCGCCGATCGACATCGTGCTCGTCACCCACAATCACTACGATCACCTCGACACCGAGACGCTGAGCGCCCTGCAGCAGGAACACGGGCCACGGATCATCACTCCGCTCGGCAACGACACGATCATCCGCCGTGCCGTACCCGATGCCGAGATCGAGGCAGTCGACTGGGGCGACAGGCTCGATTGCGGCGACGATATCGTGATCCATGCGGAGCCTTGCCATCATTGGTCGGCGCGCGGCTCGCGCGATCGGCGCATGGCGCTGTGGGCCGCCTTCGTACTGGAGACACCGGCGGGCAAGATCTACCACGTCGGCGACACCGGCTTTCACGAGGGCATCAACTACCGCGCCGCCCGCGAGAAACATGGCGCCTTCCGCCTCGCCAACCTGCCCTTCGGCGCCTACGAGCCTCGCTGGTTCATGCAGGACCAGCACCAGAACCCGGAAGAGGCGGTGCGCGGCATGGTCGATTGCGCCGCCGCCCATGTCGCCGGTCACCACTGGGGTACATTTCGCCTGACCGACGAAGGCGTCGACGAGCCGCGGCAGGCGCTGGAACGGGCACTCGACGCGGCCGGCGTCGCCCGCACCCGCTTCCGTCCGCTTCACCCCGGCGAAGTCTTCAACGTGCCAGCATCGACACCCGCCGCAGAATGA
- the ffh gene encoding signal recognition particle protein — MFESLQDRLGSILNGLTGRGALSEADVSAALREVRRALLEADVALDVVRSFTEKVREKAVGAEILKSIKPGQMVVKIVHDELIEMLGSEGVTIDLNAPAPVVIMMVGLQGSGKTTTTGKIANRMKSRDKKKVLMASLDTRRPAAQEQLRQLGVQTGVDTLPIIAGQSPTDIAARAVQAAKLGGHDVVILDTAGRTHIDEPLMIEMAEIKRKSNPHEILLVADALTGQDAVNLARNFDERVGITGLVLTRMDGDGRGGAALSMRAVTGKPIKLIGVGEKMGELEEFHPRRVADRILGMGDIVSLVEKAAENIDAEKAAAMAAKMAKGKFDLNDLADQLGQMQKMGGMGGIMGLMPGMAGMKDKMAAAGLDDSLFKRQLAIISSMTKAERANPDLLKHSRKKRIAAGSGTDAADINKLLKMHRQMADMMKMMGGKGKGGMMKQMMGGLANKMGLGGLGGGGMPDLSKLDPKQLEALQKQAEAAGLKPGGMPGLGGGGLPGLGGAKLPGLGGGFPGLPGLPKKK, encoded by the coding sequence ATGTTCGAGAGCCTCCAGGACCGCCTTGGTTCCATATTGAATGGACTGACCGGCCGCGGCGCATTGTCGGAAGCCGATGTTTCCGCTGCGCTTCGCGAGGTTCGCCGTGCGCTGCTCGAAGCCGACGTCGCGCTCGACGTCGTGCGCTCCTTCACCGAAAAAGTTCGTGAAAAGGCCGTCGGCGCCGAGATCCTGAAGTCGATCAAGCCCGGCCAGATGGTCGTCAAGATCGTCCATGACGAGCTGATCGAGATGCTCGGCTCAGAAGGCGTCACCATCGACCTCAACGCGCCGGCACCCGTCGTCATCATGATGGTGGGCCTGCAGGGCTCGGGTAAGACGACGACCACCGGCAAGATCGCCAACCGGATGAAGTCGCGGGACAAGAAAAAGGTCCTGATGGCTTCGCTCGACACGCGTCGTCCGGCAGCCCAGGAGCAGCTGCGCCAGCTCGGCGTGCAGACCGGTGTCGATACGTTGCCGATCATTGCCGGCCAGTCGCCGACCGATATTGCTGCGCGCGCCGTCCAGGCTGCCAAGCTCGGCGGTCACGACGTCGTCATCCTCGACACCGCCGGCCGTACCCATATCGACGAACCGCTGATGATCGAGATGGCGGAGATCAAGCGGAAGTCCAATCCGCATGAAATCCTGCTCGTCGCCGATGCGCTGACCGGTCAGGACGCCGTCAACCTTGCCCGTAACTTCGACGAACGCGTCGGCATCACCGGCCTGGTGCTCACCCGCATGGACGGCGACGGCCGTGGCGGTGCGGCGCTTTCGATGCGTGCCGTCACCGGCAAGCCGATCAAGCTCATCGGCGTCGGCGAAAAGATGGGCGAACTCGAAGAGTTCCATCCCCGCCGCGTCGCCGACCGTATCCTTGGTATGGGCGACATCGTTTCGCTGGTTGAAAAGGCTGCCGAAAACATCGACGCCGAGAAGGCGGCCGCCATGGCCGCCAAGATGGCCAAGGGCAAGTTCGATCTGAACGATCTCGCCGACCAGCTTGGCCAAATGCAGAAGATGGGCGGCATGGGCGGTATCATGGGCCTGATGCCCGGCATGGCCGGCATGAAGGACAAGATGGCCGCCGCCGGCCTCGACGACAGCCTGTTCAAGCGCCAGCTCGCCATCATCTCGTCGATGACGAAGGCCGAGCGCGCCAACCCCGACCTGCTGAAGCATTCGCGCAAGAAGCGCATTGCCGCCGGTTCCGGCACCGATGCCGCCGACATCAACAAACTTCTGAAGATGCACCGCCAGATGGCGGACATGATGAAGATGATGGGTGGCAAGGGCAAAGGCGGCATGATGAAGCAGATGATGGGCGGCCTTGCCAACAAGATGGGGCTTGGTGGCCTCGGTGGCGGCGGCATGCCTGACCTGTCGAAGCTCGACCCGAAGCAGCTCGAAGCGTTGCAGAAGCAGGCCGAAGCCGCCGGCCTAAAGCCGGGCGGAATGCCGGGTCTCGGCGGCGGTGGCCTGCCGGGTCTGGGTGGCGCTAAGCTTCCCGGCCTCGGTGGCGGTTTCCCCGGCCTTCCCGGCCTGCCGAAGAAGAAGTGA
- a CDS encoding septation protein A yields MSSIEATKPQKEVSPLLKMVLELGPLMVFFFANSRGEWLAGHFPALAELGGPIFIATGLFMAATAIALAVSWVLTRTLPMMPLISGIVVFVFGALTLWLQNDTFIKMKPTIVNTLFGTILLGGLLFGKSLLGYVFHSAFKLDEAGWRKLTLRWGVFFLFLAVLNEVVWRSFTTDFWVAFKVWGTMPITILFTLAQMPLIMKHSLDQENAE; encoded by the coding sequence ATGTCGTCGATCGAGGCTACCAAGCCGCAGAAGGAAGTCAGCCCCTTGCTCAAAATGGTGCTGGAGCTCGGACCGTTGATGGTCTTCTTCTTCGCCAATTCGCGCGGCGAATGGCTGGCCGGGCATTTTCCGGCGCTCGCCGAACTCGGCGGCCCGATCTTCATCGCCACCGGCCTCTTCATGGCCGCAACCGCGATCGCGCTCGCCGTTTCCTGGGTGCTGACCCGCACCCTGCCGATGATGCCGCTGATATCCGGCATCGTCGTCTTCGTCTTCGGCGCGCTGACGCTCTGGCTGCAGAACGACACCTTCATCAAGATGAAGCCGACCATCGTCAACACGCTGTTCGGCACGATCCTGCTCGGCGGCCTGCTGTTCGGCAAGTCGCTGCTCGGCTACGTCTTCCACTCCGCCTTCAAGCTCGACGAAGCCGGCTGGCGCAAGCTCACGCTGCGCTGGGGTGTATTCTTCCTCTTCCTCGCCGTGCTCAACGAAGTGGTCTGGCGGTCGTTCACGACCGATTTCTGGGTCGCCTTCAAGGTCTGGGGAACGATGCCGATCACCATCCTGTTCACGCTCGCCCAGATGCCCCTGATCATGAAGCACTCGCTTGACCAGGAGAACGCCGAGTGA
- a CDS encoding chorismate mutase yields the protein MIDPEIKQELAGYRQSIDNIDAALVHMLAERFRCTQAVGVLKAKHDLPPADPAREEYQIERLRRLAKDANLDPDFAEKFLNFIIKEVIRHHEAIAADRSHSAGSAGTNHSA from the coding sequence ATGATTGATCCCGAAATCAAACAGGAATTGGCGGGTTACCGGCAGTCGATCGACAACATCGATGCCGCACTCGTCCACATGCTGGCCGAACGCTTCCGCTGCACTCAGGCAGTCGGCGTTCTCAAGGCCAAGCACGACTTGCCGCCGGCCGACCCGGCGCGCGAAGAATACCAGATCGAACGCCTGCGCCGCCTGGCCAAGGATGCCAATCTGGACCCGGATTTCGCCGAGAAGTTCCTGAACTTCATCATCAAGGAAGTCATCCGGCATCATGAAGCCATCGCCGCCGACCGCTCGCATTCCGCGGGCAGCGCCGGCACAAACCATTCCGCTTGA
- a CDS encoding MarR family winged helix-turn-helix transcriptional regulator, which produces MLVRFDPHERLYKTLKLVRSIHLNMQRSAEHMLDGAGISVAERAVLELFCENPLTVPEAARRLSMKRQFVLRIVTGLMDKQLLERQPNPEHRRAYLCAPTAAGRDLSEEIHRREIEMLHVLLGDINQTEAVAALRVMTRVATAFERLSGELDAALEEEMFKA; this is translated from the coding sequence ATGCTCGTTCGATTCGATCCGCATGAACGCCTCTACAAGACCCTGAAGCTGGTCCGCTCCATCCATCTCAACATGCAGCGCTCGGCAGAACATATGCTCGACGGTGCGGGCATATCAGTGGCGGAGCGCGCAGTTCTCGAACTTTTTTGCGAAAATCCGCTGACGGTGCCGGAGGCGGCGCGGCGTCTGTCGATGAAGCGGCAGTTCGTTCTGCGCATCGTCACAGGGCTGATGGACAAGCAATTGCTGGAACGGCAGCCGAATCCGGAACATCGACGCGCCTACCTTTGCGCGCCGACTGCCGCCGGACGCGATCTGTCCGAGGAGATTCATCGACGTGAAATCGAGATGCTGCACGTCCTGCTTGGAGACATCAACCAGACGGAAGCGGTGGCGGCGCTGCGGGTGATGACGCGGGTGGCCACGGCCTTCGAACGGCTGTCCGGTGAACTGGATGCGGCTCTCGAGGAAGAGATGTTCAAAGCCTAA